The stretch of DNA GAACCTGTTTTTTGCTCTTCTTTTTGTTTTACAGTTTTTGTGACGGTAGTACTTTGTTTTTGTGCTCTGTTTTCAGTAAATTCATTTTGTGTAGTTGCTTCGACATTTCTTCCTTGTAACTTCGCATTCTTGTATGCAAACTGAATAAGACCAACAGCTGTCGTATATTGTGGTTCTCTAACACCTATATAATCTGGTATTGCTTTGCGTACATTATTTTTTAAAATTGCTTGTGACAATTCAAGAACACCTGGCATCGCTACAACACCACCAGTTAATACATAACCGCCTGGAATGTCTTGCACACCTAGTCTTTTCACTTCTTGATGAACAAGTTCTAAAATTTCTTCCATTCTCGCTTCGATAATATCGGAAATTTCCAATTGGTTAAATTGCTGATGTTGATCACTACCTATAATTGGGACACTAAACACTTCTTCTTCAGATGCATAATCATAAAAAGCATGTCCATGTTTTACTTTGATTTTTTCAGCATCTTCCGTAGAAGTTCGTAATCCAATCGAGATGTCTTTCGTAATATGTTGACCACCGACTGGAATCACACTAGTTGTCACTAGCTGACCTTCTTCATAAATAGCTACAGTTGTTGAACCTCCGCCAATATCAACAAGTGCTACACCTAGATTTTTCTCATCTTTAGACAATGCTATGGAGCCTAATGCCAAAGGTTGCAAGCAAATGTCAGTGATCTCCAATCCAGCTCTTTCTACACAGCGGAGTACATTATGTAATATAGTTTTAGAGCCAGTAATTAAAGTACCTTCCATCTCAAGACGTACACCAAGCATTCCACGTGGGTCGTTAATTCCATCTAACCCATCCACGATGAACTGTTTAGGAATACAATCTATTATTTCTCTTTCCGGTGGGATAGAGAAAACTTGCGCGGCATCTATTACTCTTGTAATATCTTCATTTGTTATTTCCTTATTATCACTAGATACTGCCACAACACCATGACAGTTTTGTAAGTGTACATGGTTGCCAGATACTCCAACAATCACTCGATTGATAGACATACCAACCATACGTTCTGCCTGTTCTACTGCCTTTTTAATGGAATGAACTGTTTCATCTATATCGACAATCGATCCTTTTCTAATACCGGTAGAGTTTACATTACCGACTCCAATAATGTTTAAAGTATCATTTAACATTTCAGCTATGATTACTTTAACACTGGATGTACCGATGTCTAAACTTACATAAATCGCATTGCTGTTCATTCTCTGGCACCTCCTTTAAAAACTATAAAACGAAATTAGAACAACAATATTACTTTACAAATTTAATATACTAGAAAGTATTCAACATACGTTCTCTATTCCCTTTTTATAATACTATTTTTTTTCAGTTTTTTCTTTAAAAAATGTCCATTTTGATAATAAAATACGTCTAATAACCGCAATATTTTGGAATAACCTTACTCCAAAAGCGAAAACGGCTGCTAAATATAAGTCTACAC from Sutcliffiella cohnii encodes:
- the ftsA gene encoding cell division protein FtsA, with the protein product MNSNAIYVSLDIGTSSVKVIIAEMLNDTLNIIGVGNVNSTGIRKGSIVDIDETVHSIKKAVEQAERMVGMSINRVIVGVSGNHVHLQNCHGVVAVSSDNKEITNEDITRVIDAAQVFSIPPEREIIDCIPKQFIVDGLDGINDPRGMLGVRLEMEGTLITGSKTILHNVLRCVERAGLEITDICLQPLALGSIALSKDEKNLGVALVDIGGGSTTVAIYEEGQLVTTSVIPVGGQHITKDISIGLRTSTEDAEKIKVKHGHAFYDYASEEEVFSVPIIGSDQHQQFNQLEISDIIEARMEEILELVHQEVKRLGVQDIPGGYVLTGGVVAMPGVLELSQAILKNNVRKAIPDYIGVREPQYTTAVGLIQFAYKNAKLQGRNVEATTQNEFTENRAQKQSTTVTKTVKQKEEQKTGSKVKKFFGLFFE